A stretch of the Mycobacteroides immunogenum genome encodes the following:
- a CDS encoding mycofactocin-coupled SDR family oxidoreductase, whose amino-acid sequence MTGKLEGKVAFITGAARGQGRSHAVRLAQEGADIIGVDVPRHIPGLPYEPGTTEDLAETVRQVEALGRRFVAAEADVRDFDGLRSAVDAGVAELGRLDIVLANAGIVAPAPTLEMSEEQWQTMIDINLTGVWKTLKASVPHILAGGRGGSVVITSSLAAIVVQPNIAHYAAAKGGLIQLSNVLSKELAPKGIRVNTVHPGTVLTDMVLNEPTFRLFRPDLEHPTQEDFEEVARTLTGMPTSAIESVDISNAILYLVSDDGRYVTGTTHVVSAGLL is encoded by the coding sequence ATGACGGGAAAGCTTGAAGGCAAAGTCGCATTCATCACCGGCGCGGCACGCGGGCAGGGACGCTCTCACGCGGTACGCCTAGCCCAAGAAGGTGCCGACATCATCGGCGTCGATGTACCGCGGCATATCCCGGGCCTTCCCTATGAACCGGGAACCACCGAGGACCTGGCCGAGACGGTGCGTCAGGTGGAAGCGCTCGGACGCCGTTTCGTTGCCGCCGAGGCCGATGTACGAGATTTCGACGGCCTGCGGTCCGCGGTCGACGCGGGCGTGGCGGAGCTGGGGCGCCTCGACATTGTGCTGGCGAATGCGGGCATCGTCGCCCCCGCCCCCACACTCGAGATGAGCGAAGAACAGTGGCAGACAATGATCGATATCAACCTCACCGGGGTCTGGAAGACTCTCAAGGCATCGGTTCCGCATATTCTCGCAGGCGGTCGGGGTGGCTCGGTGGTAATCACCAGCTCCCTGGCAGCAATTGTCGTCCAGCCGAACATCGCGCACTATGCGGCGGCGAAGGGCGGTCTGATTCAGCTGTCCAACGTTCTTTCGAAAGAATTGGCACCGAAGGGAATCCGGGTGAACACCGTGCACCCCGGCACCGTTCTGACCGATATGGTTCTCAACGAGCCGACCTTCCGCCTCTTCCGGCCCGATCTCGAGCACCCCACCCAGGAGGATTTCGAGGAGGTGGCACGCACCCTCACCGGAATGCCCACCAGTGCAATCGAATCGGTCGATATCTCGAATGCCATCCTCTATCTGGTCTCGGATGACGGCCGCTACGTCACCGGCACCACCCACGTCGTCAGCGCAGGTCTGCTGTAA
- a CDS encoding SDR family NAD(P)-dependent oxidoreductase encodes MTNDWPTGQAAFVTGAASGIGLGIARALVAAGAKVALADIDAARLVDVTQELTDAGGTVLAVPLDISDPEQWSAAADRAEEALGPISILCNNAGVNGGGLIDETPLDVWRWVFKINTEAQFIGVSTFLPRFKSRGGRAHIMNTASMAGIVPMARVGAYCASKFASFGFSMVLRDELQGTDVGVSVLCPGTVATRLNVTAGEAEAKVRGEGVNTAAVEGNGALLAAGADPDRVGEQVVEAIRQRDFLIITHRDWEPLVTAVHAEIGRTFGEYENRYGADPTVPFLIQGANPITT; translated from the coding sequence ATGACAAATGATTGGCCGACAGGGCAAGCAGCGTTCGTCACCGGGGCTGCATCAGGTATTGGACTCGGCATCGCCCGAGCACTCGTTGCGGCTGGAGCAAAGGTGGCTCTGGCCGATATCGACGCCGCGCGGCTTGTCGATGTGACGCAAGAGTTGACCGATGCCGGTGGGACTGTGCTGGCGGTACCGCTGGACATCAGCGATCCCGAGCAGTGGTCGGCTGCCGCGGATAGGGCCGAGGAAGCTCTCGGCCCTATCTCCATCTTGTGCAATAACGCGGGCGTGAATGGCGGTGGATTGATTGACGAAACGCCGCTTGACGTTTGGCGCTGGGTCTTCAAGATCAACACCGAGGCGCAATTCATCGGGGTCTCGACCTTCCTGCCGCGTTTCAAGAGTCGTGGCGGTCGTGCGCACATCATGAACACCGCCTCAATGGCCGGAATCGTGCCAATGGCCCGCGTCGGCGCCTATTGTGCGTCGAAATTCGCCAGTTTCGGCTTTTCGATGGTGCTGCGCGACGAGCTGCAGGGCACGGATGTCGGAGTCTCGGTGTTGTGCCCAGGGACGGTCGCCACGCGCCTCAATGTGACGGCCGGTGAGGCCGAGGCCAAGGTGCGCGGGGAGGGGGTCAACACCGCGGCGGTCGAGGGAAACGGTGCGCTACTGGCGGCCGGGGCAGATCCGGACCGCGTCGGAGAACAGGTGGTTGAGGCCATCCGGCAGCGCGACTTCCTGATCATCACCCACCGCGATTGGGAGCCCCTCGTCACTGCTGTGCACGCCGAAATCGGGCGCACTTTCGGCGAGTACGAAAACCGGTACGGCGCGGATCCGACTGTTCCCTTCCTGATTCAAGGTGCGAACCCGATAACGACCTAA
- a CDS encoding DoxX family protein, which yields MRVGAVVVSIALAMFFGAAGVVNAFYLAAARKEGQHLRISSGLTRFVGMCQLAGAVGLLGGLYWRPLGTAAASGLMLLMAGAVISHRRVRDSVQATAPALAVFGLAGLVVGVQLALLSG from the coding sequence ATGCGGGTAGGGGCAGTTGTGGTCTCGATCGCGCTGGCAATGTTTTTCGGCGCAGCGGGCGTCGTGAACGCCTTCTATCTGGCGGCTGCTCGCAAGGAGGGGCAGCACTTGCGGATTTCATCAGGGCTGACCCGATTCGTCGGTATGTGCCAGCTCGCTGGCGCGGTCGGGTTGTTGGGCGGCTTGTATTGGCGTCCATTGGGCACCGCCGCGGCGTCGGGATTAATGCTCTTGATGGCTGGGGCGGTGATCTCGCATCGACGGGTGCGCGATTCGGTGCAGGCAACGGCGCCGGCCCTCGCGGTGTTTGGGTTGGCTGGACTGGTTGTTGGCGTCCAGCTCGCCCTGCTTTCGGGCTGA
- a CDS encoding ABC transporter permease, whose amino-acid sequence MPLHTLGGALLFVGQVIYLSPITIRQYRKEILARMISLSFGRGSLVVDGGVISVLMILGIAIGASIAIEAWATLNLLGFGALSGIVGGLANVREMAPLVAGIAFAAQAGCRMTAEIGAMRIAEEIDATEAMGLRALPYVVGARVIGALLIVIPGFALTLLVSFFVSNAMITAFYGAPTGTYQHYFVQYLSPTDLVYSTLKAAVFCAAVTVIHCYYGYFASGGPVGVGMASGRAVRASLVAIMVLDFVLTVALWGLQPTYVFTG is encoded by the coding sequence ATGCCATTGCACACGTTGGGCGGAGCGCTCCTCTTCGTCGGTCAGGTGATCTACCTTTCGCCGATCACGATCAGGCAGTACCGCAAAGAGATATTGGCCCGCATGATCAGCCTCTCCTTCGGTCGTGGCTCCCTGGTGGTTGACGGCGGTGTGATCAGCGTCTTGATGATTCTCGGTATCGCGATTGGCGCTTCCATTGCCATTGAGGCGTGGGCTACGTTGAATCTGCTGGGTTTTGGCGCGCTTTCGGGAATCGTCGGTGGTCTGGCCAACGTCCGGGAGATGGCTCCGCTGGTCGCCGGCATTGCCTTCGCGGCGCAGGCTGGATGTCGAATGACGGCCGAGATTGGCGCAATGCGCATCGCCGAGGAGATAGACGCCACGGAGGCGATGGGATTACGTGCCCTTCCTTATGTGGTGGGTGCACGCGTTATCGGCGCATTGCTGATTGTCATACCGGGATTTGCGCTGACGCTGTTGGTGAGCTTCTTCGTGTCCAATGCCATGATCACCGCGTTCTACGGGGCGCCGACGGGGACCTACCAGCATTATTTTGTCCAGTACCTCTCGCCGACCGATCTGGTGTATTCGACGCTGAAGGCGGCGGTATTCTGCGCGGCGGTAACGGTAATCCACTGTTATTACGGCTATTTCGCTTCTGGTGGCCCCGTGGGTGTCGGCATGGCGTCCGGGCGCGCAGTGCGTGCGAGTTTGGTGGCGATCATGGTGCTGGACTTCGTTCTCACCGTCGCATTGTGGGGCCTTCAGCCGACGTACGTGTTTACCGGTTAG
- a CDS encoding TetR/AcrR family transcriptional regulator, translating to MSVSSESRVYGGATGEERVAERRRKLIEAGMNLFGSPGSESVRVKDVVLEAGLTDRYFYESFSDLGALFEEILDLTIKAMESEVNAAVLEAPDDPVARVSVAMRTTVDTLTADPRMIRIFFVEALGRGGRVGARRNEILTHAAENFFKWSGTDTGPFDSGPVESRMRAYAASGAASELLISWAEGLLDITSDQLAEYLVGLYWRINLP from the coding sequence GTGTCGGTTTCAAGCGAAAGCCGTGTGTACGGCGGGGCTACTGGTGAGGAGCGCGTCGCCGAACGGCGCCGGAAGTTGATTGAGGCGGGTATGAACCTGTTTGGTTCTCCCGGTTCGGAATCGGTGCGTGTCAAAGATGTGGTGCTCGAGGCCGGGCTCACGGATCGTTACTTCTACGAGAGCTTCAGTGATCTGGGGGCCTTGTTCGAGGAGATACTCGACCTGACTATCAAGGCGATGGAATCTGAGGTGAATGCCGCGGTGCTGGAGGCGCCCGATGATCCCGTCGCGAGGGTCTCCGTCGCCATGCGGACGACGGTCGATACCTTGACTGCCGATCCCCGTATGATCCGGATCTTCTTCGTCGAGGCGCTTGGCAGGGGCGGTCGCGTCGGCGCGCGGCGAAACGAGATCCTGACCCACGCTGCTGAGAACTTTTTCAAGTGGTCGGGAACCGATACGGGACCCTTTGACAGTGGCCCCGTCGAATCGCGTATGCGGGCATATGCGGCTTCGGGTGCTGCGTCCGAGCTGTTGATCTCGTGGGCAGAGGGACTCTTGGATATCACCTCCGACCAACTCGCGGAATACCTGGTCGGTCTGTACTGGCGTATCAACCTTCCCTAA
- a CDS encoding MlaE family ABC transporter permease has protein sequence MSLTETDEPSLTADARDEGRNGTASLPERGALPVAAVKGLHRTASGASLLIGPVATVARRLTRVPVASAKTIGRAVLMAASVVRYVVQDIVSLRLPVGETIHQCWSLYKVTALPALLMAVPFGGMVAVQTSGLINQVGAASIVGAASGVGVVRQGAPLTAGLLMGGAAASAIASDLGARAIREELDAFRVMGVDPVRSLVVPRFLALIILAPVLMAVIIASAVIASFVLAITVSDVTSGSFWASFGAFAKMVDVWFAIGKAVVFAAIVGIVSSLKGVEAKGGPRGVADAVNAAVVANVVGIVLANLVITQVQTMFFPMAVA, from the coding sequence ATGTCACTGACAGAAACGGATGAGCCGAGCCTCACCGCAGACGCACGCGACGAGGGGCGCAACGGGACTGCATCGCTACCTGAGCGTGGCGCGCTCCCGGTGGCTGCGGTCAAAGGGTTGCATCGGACGGCATCCGGGGCGAGCCTGCTTATCGGTCCCGTGGCCACAGTTGCACGGCGGTTGACGCGGGTTCCGGTGGCAAGCGCCAAAACCATCGGTCGTGCGGTACTGATGGCGGCGTCGGTGGTTCGGTACGTTGTTCAAGACATCGTGTCTCTTCGGTTGCCAGTCGGCGAGACTATCCATCAATGTTGGTCCCTGTACAAGGTGACCGCGTTGCCCGCCCTTCTGATGGCGGTGCCTTTCGGTGGCATGGTGGCCGTTCAGACCTCCGGTCTGATCAATCAGGTTGGGGCAGCGTCGATTGTCGGTGCGGCGAGTGGCGTCGGTGTGGTTAGGCAGGGGGCGCCGCTTACCGCAGGACTGTTGATGGGTGGTGCCGCTGCCTCGGCGATCGCTTCAGATCTGGGGGCACGGGCGATCCGGGAGGAACTCGACGCATTTCGTGTTATGGGGGTGGACCCGGTTCGGAGCCTAGTCGTGCCGCGGTTTCTCGCCTTGATAATTCTGGCGCCCGTGTTGATGGCTGTCATTATCGCCTCGGCGGTGATCGCCTCGTTTGTCCTCGCGATCACGGTCAGTGATGTGACGAGCGGCAGTTTCTGGGCCTCGTTCGGTGCTTTCGCCAAGATGGTCGATGTCTGGTTCGCGATCGGTAAGGCGGTGGTGTTCGCGGCGATAGTGGGCATCGTGTCATCGCTGAAAGGTGTTGAGGCCAAGGGTGGTCCGCGCGGTGTTGCCGATGCGGTGAACGCGGCGGTCGTTGCCAACGTGGTGGGAATCGTCCTCGCGAATCTGGTGATCACTCAGGTGCAAACCATGTTCTTCCCGATGGCGGTGGCCTGA
- a CDS encoding VOC family protein — protein MLVAKQYCQIAWVVDDLDKAVQQWQQTARIGPFFMGAHVGAMIGGAVHRGHAVDVDISCAIAQAGTVQIELIKQHGSGPSPYRDVFREGENGLHHICSFVDDVEAECRNYQDHGFEVVMTASVGGLTPVAYIDTRPMLGCMTELMGRGGPVEAMYGAVAKAAAEWDGTDPVREFAALLS, from the coding sequence GTGTTGGTCGCGAAGCAGTACTGTCAGATTGCCTGGGTGGTGGACGACCTTGACAAGGCAGTCCAACAATGGCAACAGACCGCCCGGATAGGGCCCTTCTTCATGGGCGCCCATGTTGGCGCGATGATCGGTGGTGCTGTCCATCGTGGCCACGCTGTCGACGTCGATATCAGTTGCGCGATTGCCCAGGCGGGCACGGTTCAGATCGAACTCATCAAGCAGCATGGCAGCGGACCGTCTCCGTACCGAGATGTCTTCCGGGAGGGGGAAAATGGCTTGCACCATATCTGTAGCTTCGTCGACGATGTCGAGGCCGAGTGTCGCAACTACCAAGACCATGGCTTCGAGGTGGTGATGACGGCGTCCGTTGGAGGTCTAACGCCGGTCGCCTACATCGATACGCGACCGATGCTTGGTTGTATGACCGAGTTGATGGGACGGGGAGGCCCGGTAGAGGCGATGTATGGCGCCGTCGCGAAAGCGGCTGCCGAATGGGATGGCACCGATCCGGTTCGTGAGTTCGCGGCGCTGTTGTCCTGA
- a CDS encoding MlaD family protein yields MTTLLRVNEQRHERILTLIGTGFVSVLLVVALTYAFVINAPGRPVADAISVAIETPYVGQGVDSGTAVILHGVKVGEVKGVSKLGVGRVRVEVELQSDPTRGLTDAVGIDFRPANYFGVTGINLTPVDHGQSLRNGASISVTPSGNFTLQTLLYRLGELSHDVVTPQLISVMDRATRYTDALNPLFETMIRVSTTLTDVQKVSTEQLLRNAAAISVGLPSFMDSAISAGNNYLMNYVGVGFDPDKDRELNPYLRYYDDKQLANYNEASHVLATDPDKFAYGRLREYFVGARLDLFSKIGDLEKSHVYDLYPLLDQVRVLADVVPGILKPVELADKLGELRSRLERMYVGSGDQRALQVKLVLDQLPGVAAPLGLMLGGAQ; encoded by the coding sequence ATGACGACACTACTGCGGGTGAACGAGCAACGGCACGAACGCATCCTGACATTGATCGGTACGGGGTTCGTGTCAGTACTGTTGGTCGTTGCGCTGACGTACGCCTTCGTGATCAATGCTCCTGGGCGTCCGGTCGCCGATGCGATCTCGGTCGCCATCGAGACACCGTACGTGGGGCAGGGTGTAGACAGCGGAACCGCTGTCATCTTGCACGGTGTCAAGGTAGGCGAGGTCAAGGGCGTGTCCAAGCTGGGCGTCGGTCGGGTTCGGGTGGAGGTCGAGCTACAAAGCGACCCGACCCGAGGGTTGACCGATGCCGTCGGTATTGACTTCCGGCCGGCCAACTACTTCGGTGTCACGGGAATCAATTTGACACCTGTTGACCATGGACAATCCCTGCGAAATGGTGCTTCTATCAGCGTTACCCCCAGCGGAAATTTCACTCTTCAGACGCTGCTGTATCGGCTCGGTGAGCTGTCGCATGATGTGGTGACGCCACAACTCATCAGCGTCATGGACCGCGCGACTCGTTACACCGATGCGTTGAATCCGTTGTTCGAAACCATGATTCGGGTGTCGACGACCCTCACCGATGTGCAGAAGGTCAGCACCGAACAGCTGTTGCGAAACGCCGCCGCGATCAGTGTCGGTCTGCCCAGCTTCATGGACTCCGCGATCAGTGCCGGCAACAACTATCTGATGAACTACGTCGGGGTGGGATTCGACCCAGACAAAGATCGCGAGTTAAATCCGTATCTGCGTTACTACGACGACAAGCAGTTGGCCAACTACAACGAGGCATCACATGTCTTGGCCACCGACCCGGACAAGTTCGCGTACGGTCGGCTTCGAGAGTACTTCGTCGGCGCCCGTTTGGATCTCTTCTCCAAAATCGGCGATCTGGAGAAGTCGCATGTCTACGACTTGTATCCACTGTTGGACCAGGTGCGTGTCCTGGCCGATGTGGTACCGGGAATCCTGAAACCGGTTGAACTGGCGGACAAACTGGGCGAGCTGCGCTCGCGTCTGGAACGTATGTATGTCGGGTCCGGGGATCAGCGCGCGCTACAAGTGAAACTTGTTCTTGATCAACTCCCAGGGGTCGCGGCACCACTAGGCCTGATGTTGGGCGGCGCACAGTGA